Below is a genomic region from Rhodoligotrophos appendicifer.
CATATTCATAAGCGGTCACCCAAGCCGTGAAACCTCTAGCCTCGCCCTCCGCGATAGGCACCTTCGCGATCTTCGTTGCCGTCGCGTCTGTCGTTACGGCTTGGGCGGAGATGATCTTTTCGTCATAGATCCCGACGCGCTGTTGTCTTCTGGTGAGGTTCTCTCGGAGGACCACGGACGGTTGCCAGCTATCGACGCCGAGATTGGTCCCGATCATCCGGATCCCGGCCGCGAAGGCGACGACCTTGTCGTTGTCATTTGCCGAGAGTGATGGCTCGTAGGAGTTAGCTATCGCACCAAGCTCCATCTGCGGTTCATAGACCCGGAAGGTGAAGTCGACTGCCACACCCGACGGACAACTTAAGAGCAGGGAAACCGCCGAATTTGTTGTCGTTCCGTTGTTTAGCATCCGCGTCCCTGATGAAGTTCTCATGGTCGAGTCGAATGCGGCTATTGCGGTCTCGGTTGCTTCGACACGAGAGTTCGATGCGTACCCTGCAATACGTACATAGGTTAACGCCGGTACGCTTCCCGAGATCAGTTTGTGCTTAAACTGTCCTGTCAAGGTCTGACCAGATGCCGCCGGTAGGGCTGAATTTCTGCCAAATATGATCTCGGGAAATGTGTTTCCGGATGGCGTTCCGTGCACTCTGATCTCAGTGTAGGGCTTGCCTCCCTCGTTTCCAGTCCCTTTCACTTCGTAAGCCATTCCATTGGAGAACGTCACGGCAACCCAGCTGCTCGGAAGGATTCCGGGAGCCCCTACCTGCGCTCCCGAGCCTATGCTGTTAGCTACTCTATTCTTACCCAACGTGCTCTTGATCGTCTCGACGACCTGCAAGCCCTGGATGACGGCCGTTCCATTCGCGGTCCCGACGCCGAGTTGATCGGTGTCTTCGTCATAAGAAAGGTTGAGTACGTTTGCCGAAGGCAAGAGCGCCTTCGCGTTCGCGAAGAATAGCTTGCGCTCGTCTTCGTATGCTTGGGCTATTTGTTGGCGAGTTGCCGCTGTCTGAGAGATGCGAATTTGACCGATGCGGTTGTCATTATTGCGAATGCGCAAAGCCATCGTGTCGACCGTGTACATGCTCCCGATCGGTGTTACCGACCCAGCAAATACACCGTTGATGTAGTATGACCACACGGCACCGCTCTTGACCGCATCGATGCGGAACAACGTCCCGGCGCTAAGTGTCATGTTGGGCGCGTTGAAATTAGTCCCCCCAGTGTTACGAAGGCGCACGGAAACTTGCCCCACAACGCCGTTTCCGCCGACGGAGAATGCATAAGCGCCTCCGGACGTCACGCCTCCCCCTTGTGAAAACTGCAGGTAAGGTGCGGCGCTGATTCCAACTTTTCCCCAAAACGTTACGGTGAAGTCGCCCGCTAATAGATTTGGAACTGTGACCGTCCCCTTGTCCGTCTCGTCATATGAGGGAGACATATAATACCAAGCAACGTCTGCCCCCGTAGCAACAACTTCGCGCCTGACTGTGGCTAGGACAGTCATATGGTTCCCGGCTACCGAGCGCTCTTCGGCGACAAGTTCGATTTGGATATTGTCAAAATCGACAACACACGAGGCCGACTGCGCGCCGCCTGCCCCATAATAAAGTTGCTGAGTTGTACCGCCCGCAACGAACGTGCCTGTTAGCGTTCCCGATCCGGTCGTGCTCGAATTAAAAGCTTGCTCGGCTATAAAGCCAGATCCGGCCGTGTTTCCGGTGCCAATGCGCGGCGTGCACGATCCCGAATTAGTAACGACAGTATAACCGATGCTGTAGCGGTATTGTCTATTCGCCACGAGCCCGGCGGCAAGCCACGTCGCGCGAGTGTTCACCGAAGATCCGGTGAGACGAGCGGCACCAGCGTTTAGCGTGAGCGTCCCTGTGCCGAGCGTATCATAAACCGCCTGCAGTGCCGCGTCGCTGCCATAGCTCGACATATCGTCCGCATGAATTAAACCCTCGCGCATGACAATGCTCGCGAGCGCGACCGTAGCCACACCCGCCGACGTCTTCACAAGTCGGATTGTGGTCGACGTTCCAATCGCTTTGAGCAACAGCGTCACGGTATTACCGGAGGTTACGACCCCGCTGCTAATCTGCGTCGTGTTATTATCGTAAGCCCCCGTTCCGACCGCAGCGCCTGCCGCCGCAAACGTAAACGCATAGTATCGCCCGGAGACCGTGGCGAACGTTATGTTTCGTTGTGCAACGCCTGTTCCGGTCCCTGTCAAAGTTATGTTTGTTGCATCGACCGATGACGAGCCCGTTGCAACACTAGCGTCGGTTGACGCCGGAATGGTCATCAGTGTTTGACCTACCAAATCCGTCAGATCCGCGCTGCTTTCGGCAAGCGCAAGCTTCGTGTCGCCGACCATGTAGCCCGTGCTGAACTTATCGGTCACAGAGGCGAGGATTGATGCGCCGGGGAAGGGTTTGTTCTCCTTCAATATGGCAAGCCATCCCTGCGAGCCGCTTCCGCCGACCGCGCGTCCAGGCACAAGACCTCCGCTTCCGGCACTTGTTCCTGGCAAAGCCGGAGCACCCGACGCGGCATAAGCATTACTAAATCGTGACGACCCGGCGGTTATGCCGCCGGTCGATCCAAAGTTTCCAGCCGCAAATGCCGCCGGATTAGCGCGATCCATGACGTTGGAAATGCAGAAAACTAAATCATTGTCCTTGTCGAACTCACATCGGGTGACAGCGCTTGTGCTATTGCCGTTCTTGATGACACCGTCGGCACGAACCACCGCAGCGCCGCCATTTGTCCCAACAGCAATAGTCGGATTGGGCAAGCCGAAGCGCTGAGGATTGCAAGGTGTTCCGGGCAGAACGGCTGCGGTTACGTCATTTACGAATGCGCTTGGAAGACCTCCGGTCGCAATCGCCGTAATCGTCACAGTGTTAGATCTTTCGGCAATGTTTCCATTTTTAGAGAAAGTGTTGCTAAGATCTATATAGAAACCTTTATCTAGCAGAAAATCAGCCCATGCCAAATACAATGGAGCCGCCGCGTTTCCGCCAACATATAAGTTGCCGTTTAGCATCCATACGCTGCTTATAGCCCGAGACCCGATGAGCAAAACTCCCTGTTGGTTAGCAGTAATGTTTGGGAATATCATCCACATCGGACAATATGGATCGTCTAGGTCATAAATTTCTATCCGCGGGGTAACTGAAGGGTTGCGCGCTACCACCAACGCCCGCGACGGGAAGTCGGCCCTCGCCCCGCGCGTCGCTGTGTTCTTCGCTTCCGTCGCCCATGAATGAGCCTTGCACTTGAGACGCCACGCGCCGCCGTCGCTGTCCTTCGTTGTGTCGTAGATAAAAGCATCCACCACGTCCGACGCGCTGACGATGGCCGCGGCGTAGCTCGACAGGTTTGCAAGACCGGTGATCGCGACGGCACTCTGCGAGGCGGCACCAGCAACACCGGCGTAGGTTGCTGAGATCGCCACATTCTCCTGTGCGGCAAGCCGATCAGCTTCGGCAGCCTCAACAGCAGCCTCAAGAGCAGTCGCACCGCCATACAGATCGAGAGCGTCCTGCAGCGCCTCGCCCACAGCGTTAGCATTAGTGATGGTGGCATCTCGCGCCGCTTCCGCGGTCTCAGCGGACCCCTCACTCTTGGCCGCCCAATGCTTGGCGGAGAACTTTCCTGCCTCAACCTCTACGTCTTCGTCTTCCTCGGCCCATCTCTCGGCGAGATCCTTGGAGACGGCCATGTCGCTGAGGGCACCGACACGAGCGGTGTCTATGTCCTGCAAAGCACCTGCGCGAGCAGTGCCGACAATTGCCAGGGCGGCAAGGCGGGTATCGTCGATTTGGCTCAGGCTGTCGTCACGCGCAGCGGTCACGCTGACAACGGCTGAGCCGGCCGTACCCACGAAGTCGGCCGCGATCTGTGCCGCCGCCGCGCGGGCCTGTTCTGCCTTGAGTGCGTAGTGCTTAGCGGAGAACTGCCAGCTCTCCACCTCATCGTCCTCGTCGGCATCAGCCCACAACTCAGCCTTATCGCGGGCCGCCTCCGCAGCAGCGACAGCCTCCAAGAGCTCAGCCGCGGCAGCACCGTCCAGGAACAGGTACCAGACCTCATCGTCGGCCCCTGGTTCCACGCCCTCATTGCGGTCGAGCGAATACCAATACTTGTGATCATGCCGAACCAGGGTTTTTGCCTGGTACTCGACATCAACCACCCAATCAGAATCGAGCGGGTCGAACTGGAAGGGCATCGGCCCGACAGGCCCCGGGATGAGCCGCTCGATGATCTCGACCCGAGTGGTGACGATATTGGTCTGCATTCTCAACCCTCAGAACAGTGTGTCGGTGACGATCAGGAAGCCCTTCATCTTGGTGAAGGTCCCTCCCATGGGTCCGGTCAGGCGCAGCTCGTGCTGCGCTACCTTGCCGGGGGGCAGGTTGTAGGCCTGCACCTGGGTGAGTTGGATGGTGATGCGGCCCTCGAGGCGGACGATGTCCATTCCATCACCGGGCGTGAACACCAGATAACCGTCAGCCCAGCGGATTTTGAAGTCGGCGCCGTAGCCAGTCAGATCCATCGGATCCTCGCCATTCGGCTTCCAGACGATGTCGAGCGGCGGGATCGTGTCGCCGCGCACGAGGTTCCAGTCGATCCTCGCGTATCCGCCTTCGGTCATGGCAACCTCCCCTAAATCTCCAGGATTTTGAGCCAGGCGCCGGCATCCCTGACCCAAAGGTCGGTGACCGGCTTCCAGACGCCGGCATGCTTTGCGTGTGGCGCGGGTGTCTTCCAGGTGCCGGCATGGCGTACGCGCAGGGCGTTGAGGCCCGAGGCCTCAAAGTGGACCCGCATCCAGACGGTTGCGATGTTCGGCGCCGGCGATCCGCTGCCGCGGGAGGCCGAGATCGAGATTCCGAAGTTCGAAGCCTTGATCTGAGCTGCGCTTGGGGTGAGCCCCCACAGGTCGGCGGCACTGCCATAATCGGCATCGGTGAAGCCGGTCGGCCAGGACGTGCCCGAGGCTTTGCTGTTGCCTGCAGCCGAGCCTCCGAGGAGTGGCCGGACGGTGCCGTCGGCCACGCTCCCGGAGGAGCTGGAATTGCGCTGCCGGCGGATCCGCAGCTCGAGGCCGACGATCTCACCGCCGTCCGGGATGGAGGAGAAGTCGAAGCCGGTGACCTGCAGCGCTGCCGAAGAGGTATTGAACAAGCTTAGGGACGCTGAGGCAAATGATACATCCGATGCAGCGAGCACCGCCTCAGGCGTCGACCATGCGACCCCGGATCCGCTGCTGATCGCCGAGCCGCCCAGCACCCACCCCGTGTCGGGCATCAGGCCACCTTGAACCAGAGATCGCCATCGACGCCGCCACTCGGATCGCCGGTGCTGATGGTGACGTTGCGGCCAATGACGGTGCCCAGTGCCGTCTGCAGCGCCGCCAGGTCGAGCTCGCGCATGGCGGTGGTGTCATCACTCGCGAGCTTGCCGATGATCATAGTCGTATCGTCGGCGGCCCCTGCAATGTCGCCAGGCTTAATTGATCCGCCACCGCCGATCGGGTTGCCGTCGCGGTCTTCGATCGACTGGTGGATGACCACAGTCCCATCGGCATTGCGCACGGTGATCGCCGGGATCCATGTGGCCCCATCTGCCGACACTGCTAGATGCAAATCCTCAGTGCCGTCATTGACGAGGCCGATGCGAGCGCGGTCGGACAAGGCAGTCGCCAGTATGAGCATAGCCTGCTTCGAGGCGGCATTACGCGAGATCCGGGTGACCTGGTCGCCACTGGCATCCGCCTCAAGAGAGACATCACCCAGCAAGGACAGCGCGGCCTCGGTCGCCGCCCCATTGATCCGCAGTGCCCCCGGACTGAACTCCCCCGAGAGCGAGGCAATGAAGGCCTGCAGCGTGTCGTAGAGGATCTGCGACAGCGGCGCCAAGGGGGCGATGCTGTAGCTCTCGCCGCTCCCCGTGGTCCCCGCATAATTAGCGTTCAGTGTCAGGTTGTTATCGCTGTTGACGGATTCAATCTCGTAGAAGACGCCATCGGGCCCGAGGAACGCGTCGCCGGAGCGCACCTTGGCCGCCCACAGGGTGCCGCTAGCGCCCACGACCTCATCGCTCCCGTTCTCAACCGAAACGGTTCCCGCCTTGTACCAAGCCCATGCCATGGTTTCTTCCTCTGTTAGATGAAGGTGCCGATGAGCAAATTGTAGGCAATAAGGTTGCCGGCCATGCCCTCGAAGATCGGGCTGCTCGCCTGGCCGTTATTGTAGTTGTCACGCAGGATGAGTTCGTCGCTCTCGTTCACCATCCAGGTGAGGCCGCGGATGGCGTTGACCGAGGGTCCGGAGACCGTCGAATTCTTCGCCCAGAACGAAATGAAGGTGCCGCCGGCGTTCATCCAGCGGATGGCGCTGGTCTCCGGATTGGTGAAGGTGAGCGTACCGACCACGAAGCGGCTGCCGGGCGTCACATCGGCCAGGGCATAGTCCTCGACCCCCTTGTCACCCCGGTCGCGGGTCTCCGGCGTGAAGGTGCCTGAGACCTGGTCGGTCACAGCGAAGAACTTCTCCGCCGTATCCAGCACCACCCGGCCATCGGTATCGGTGATCAGCATGGCGTTGCTCTGCAGCGTCAAGCCGCGCTGCCCGGCGGAGACGACCCTGGAGCTCGCCGGCTCGACCATGGTCACTTGCGCCTCGCCCGTAGGCTGGCTGTTTGCCGTCTTCTGCCTGGCAAAGCCATTCACCGCGTAACGGCAGCCTGGATGATTGTCATGGGTGGTGAAGAAGAAGGTCGGTCCCTCGCCGGCCATTCCATAGCCGCTCGCCCGCGCCGTCAGGTAGTCCTTGGCCGTGTCGAACTTGGCCCCGCCGGCACGCATGATTCCGGGTGCAATGTAGAGCGTCTCGGTCACGTCAGCACCTTGTCGGTTACCACCACTTCCCAGTCGATGGAGGTCTCCGGCACGACGATGCAGCCGCCGACCGTGCAGGCGAGATTGAAGGTATATTCGATGATCATCACGTTCGTGCCGTCTGTCGCAAGATGGAGGAACCGCCAGGAACCGGCTTCGCCACCAACCGAGGCGCTGGTGTCGAAGGCGCATTGCTGGATTGGGATCGAACCCACCAAAGGCAGATCCGCACCCTCGTAATCGACCACCCGGCCGAGGCAGAACGGGGCCCCTGCCCGCCCATGGGCGAACAGTGTGTGCTCGTACCATTTGCCGCTACGGAAGGAGATGTCAGAGCCGCGGCGCTCCGGCAGGTTCAGTGTGCCGGTGCGCTTGTCGAGACCTGAGACATAATCCAGGTCCGAATGGAAGTAGAGCTTGTCGAGATTGCCGAGCGGGTCCGTGAAGGGTGCATCCGAGGGCCCGTCATAGATCGCGACCTTGCCCGTCACGCCATTCGCCATGAAGACCTTAGTCATCGACGATCTCACCTCCAACGGCCGACGGCAGGCATTTGCGGCTACTCGTACCGTAGGAAGCTTCGTAATCGACCAGGATGTGATCGCGATCCTGAAACACCTGGATCAGCCGGATGACCAGTTCGCCCTTGCGGCCGATCTCCGATCCGTCGGCGATCTCCTGACCGTCCTTCATCAGCTTGCGCATGTGTCAGACCTCGATCCTGATGAGCTTGTTGGTGCAGTCGATGACGAACTTGCCGTCCGGGCTCTGGATCTTGCCCGCCGTCACCGTGCCTAGGTTTGCCGAGATGGCCGACAGGCTGGCCGCGTTGAGCTTGCTCGTGTTGATGGTGCCGTCCACGATCAGCTGCCCGTTGATACCGACGCTCGTCATCCCGTTGACGGTGCCGACCAGGAAGACGACGTTCGGGGACCCCAGGCCGTCATTCTGATAGACAAAGAAGCTGTCGGCGGAGACGCCGATACGGCTTGCAAAGCCACCCTCCCCGTCCGGCACCACCTCCATGTAGAGCCCGGCCTCCTCGGCCTCGCCGCCGCCCTCGACCTTGACGAAGGCCGAGTAGCGCGCCGTCACACCGGCAGGCCCGGAAACCGCTTCCCAATAAAGCTGCCCCGAGGCCGTGCCGCCGGCGGAGTTGGCCTCGACCACCTCCAGAGCCGAGGCGAATGCGGACTCGCTGTCGGCGCGAGCCAGGCTCTCGGCGAGGATGCTCGCCTCGTTCTGGCCAATGCGGACGAACTGGAGGGATACCTCCTGCAGCAGCCCGAACTCGGCCTTGCGACGATCCTTGGAGGCCGTGAGGTCGCCCTGATAATCCCCGACGAGGGCGAGGATGTCCGCTTCCATGTCGTCGAGGATCTCGCGGCGCAGCTGGGTCGCATATTCGCCGACGGCATCGTTGCTGCCGATCGATGCCGTAATCTCGTCGATCTCGTCGCGCAGCTCGCCAATGGCTTCTGCGGCCCGTACCGCATCGAGCACCACGTAGTTGGTCGTGGTGGTAATCGCGATCCACGGCGTCCAGCTGGTTACCCTGGAGGGCGTGGTGGTGATCGTCGCCCGGATCTCATAATCCGTGCCGGCGAGCACATCCTGCGTGATCCAGGCCTCACTGTCGTCGGGCGTGTCGTCACGATGGGTCATCGTCGCGGGTTGCCCTGCGATGCGATACTCGATGATGACCGCGTCGATCGCCTGGTCGGTGGGTGGCGTCCAGGTCACGTGCAGCGCCGGGCGCATCTGGCCGTCGGCGCCCTCGATTGTCTCCGCCTGCAGCTGCACGTTCTGCACATTCGTCAGAAGCCCCGGCGTCGACGGGGGCACGGTGACCGGAACCGACGTCGGCGGAGAACCGATGCCATAGACCCAGGACCCGGTTTCGCCGATCTCGAGGGTGATCGTACGGTCCTCGTTCTCCGTCTTCCGCGCGACCCGATAGGTCCGCCTGCCCCCTGCCCGGTTTGTGTAGGTGATCCAGTCCCCGGGCTCGAGGTAGATCCATTGCAGGCCCACGGTGATCTCGCCCGTCGCCTGCATGCGGGTCTCCCGTGCGCGGATCTCGGCAACGCGGTTGGCCTGGTAGGGCGATGGCACCGAAGGCAGATCGAATTGGGTCGCGATCCGCTCATTGCCATCCTGCGCCTGCCAGGTCGGATCGGTGACCGGCGGGTACGCACTCATGCCCCACTGGTTGTCCGGATCGGTATAGGAGCCGAACACAGCGTTCAGCAGCTCGACCCGGGACCGCTTGCCCCGCCATTTCGCGGCATAGCCATTGGCGAGGTGATCCTCGGTGATCGTCGCGACGGAGGCTTGCGCCGCCCCTGCGATCGGGCCGAAGCTGCCGGCCTTCTCATAGGAGTAGCCGGCCATGGCATGGGTGAAGGCCTCGATCGCCGTGCGGTGCTCGACATCGGCTGTCACGATCGCCGCGCAGACGTAGCGCTTGGCTGTGCCGCCGCCCTCGGTCACCGTTTCGTCGCAGACATTGGCTGCCGCCATGTAATAATCGACGATCAGGTCGCTCGCCGGCACGCCCATGCCCAGCACCAGTTCGGACCCGCGATAGAAGCCGCGGCGGTAGCAATACTCCATGACCGCCGGGTTCTCGGACCATTCCCAGGTCGATTGGTCTGCCCAGCGATGCGAGCCGGAGCCGCCGGCGGTCGTATCCTTGCGCAGGTCGTAGAGCCTGGCGCCCTTTAGCTCGAACAGCAGCTCCGGGATCCCTGCAACGAAGATGTCCCGGTTGTACGCCATCTGCACCTGGACATGGCAGATGCCGGAGAGCCTATCGTTCGCAGTCCAGCGTCCCACCGGATTGGCATTCGCAACGAGCGCCGAGTTCACCGCCTGGTCGACCCTGCCGGCGAAGAAGCGCAGCAGGATCCGGTCGTCATAGCCGTCGACAATATAGACGGCATCGGCGCCGCTCTCGTCGTCTGGCTGAGCCTGCAGAGCCATGCTGACGCCGTCGACATAGATGCCGATCAGCGCCTCGCATTCGAAGTCGCCCAGGGCATGGACCAGCTCGAGCTTGTCGTTCTCCACATCCCAGGTGTTCCAATAGAGTAGATGCCCCTTGAGGCCGATCCGTCCCAGGGGGATCGAGCGTGGAACGTCACCCCCGGTCTGCAGATCGACC
It encodes:
- a CDS encoding phage tail protein, whose protein sequence is MPPVIGAAIAGAIGLAAGTTAFAIVSYGISAAIGIGLSLGISALSGAFAKPKRPPGGGQVDLQTGGDVPRSIPLGRIGLKGHLLYWNTWDVENDKLELVHALGDFECEALIGIYVDGVSMALQAQPDDESGADAVYIVDGYDDRILLRFFAGRVDQAVNSALVANANPVGRWTANDRLSGICHVQVQMAYNRDIFVAGIPELLFELKGARLYDLRKDTTAGGSGSHRWADQSTWEWSENPAVMEYCYRRGFYRGSELVLGMGVPASDLIVDYYMAAANVCDETVTEGGGTAKRYVCAAIVTADVEHRTAIEAFTHAMAGYSYEKAGSFGPIAGAAQASVATITEDHLANGYAAKWRGKRSRVELLNAVFGSYTDPDNQWGMSAYPPVTDPTWQAQDGNERIATQFDLPSVPSPYQANRVAEIRARETRMQATGEITVGLQWIYLEPGDWITYTNRAGGRRTYRVARKTENEDRTITLEIGETGSWVYGIGSPPTSVPVTVPPSTPGLLTNVQNVQLQAETIEGADGQMRPALHVTWTPPTDQAIDAVIIEYRIAGQPATMTHRDDTPDDSEAWITQDVLAGTDYEIRATITTTPSRVTSWTPWIAITTTTNYVVLDAVRAAEAIGELRDEIDEITASIGSNDAVGEYATQLRREILDDMEADILALVGDYQGDLTASKDRRKAEFGLLQEVSLQFVRIGQNEASILAESLARADSESAFASALEVVEANSAGGTASGQLYWEAVSGPAGVTARYSAFVKVEGGGEAEEAGLYMEVVPDGEGGFASRIGVSADSFFVYQNDGLGSPNVVFLVGTVNGMTSVGINGQLIVDGTINTSKLNAASLSAISANLGTVTAGKIQSPDGKFVIDCTNKLIRIEV
- a CDS encoding LamG domain-containing protein, with the translated sequence MRMQTNIVTTRVEIIERLIPGPVGPMPFQFDPLDSDWVVDVEYQAKTLVRHDHKYWYSLDRNEGVEPGADDEVWYLFLDGAAAAELLEAVAAAEAARDKAELWADADEDDEVESWQFSAKHYALKAEQARAAAAQIAADFVGTAGSAVVSVTAARDDSLSQIDDTRLAALAIVGTARAGALQDIDTARVGALSDMAVSKDLAERWAEEDEDVEVEAGKFSAKHWAAKSEGSAETAEAARDATITNANAVGEALQDALDLYGGATALEAAVEAAEADRLAAQENVAISATYAGVAGAASQSAVAITGLANLSSYAAAIVSASDVVDAFIYDTTKDSDGGAWRLKCKAHSWATEAKNTATRGARADFPSRALVVARNPSVTPRIEIYDLDDPYCPMWMIFPNITANQQGVLLIGSRAISSVWMLNGNLYVGGNAAAPLYLAWADFLLDKGFYIDLSNTFSKNGNIAERSNTVTITAIATGGLPSAFVNDVTAAVLPGTPCNPQRFGLPNPTIAVGTNGGAAVVRADGVIKNGNSTSAVTRCEFDKDNDLVFCISNVMDRANPAAFAAGNFGSTGGITAGSSRFSNAYAASGAPALPGTSAGSGGLVPGRAVGGSGSQGWLAILKENKPFPGASILASVTDKFSTGYMVGDTKLALAESSADLTDLVGQTLMTIPASTDASVATGSSSVDATNITLTGTGTGVAQRNITFATVSGRYYAFTFAAAGAAVGTGAYDNNTTQISSGVVTSGNTVTLLLKAIGTSTTIRLVKTSAGVATVALASIVMREGLIHADDMSSYGSDAALQAVYDTLGTGTLTLNAGAARLTGSSVNTRATWLAAGLVANRQYRYSIGYTVVTNSGSCTPRIGTGNTAGSGFIAEQAFNSSTTGSGTLTGTFVAGGTTQQLYYGAGGAQSASCVVDFDNIQIELVAEERSVAGNHMTVLATVRREVVATGADVAWYYMSPSYDETDKGTVTVPNLLAGDFTVTFWGKVGISAAPYLQFSQGGGVTSGGAYAFSVGGNGVVGQVSVRLRNTGGTNFNAPNMTLSAGTLFRIDAVKSGAVWSYYINGVFAGSVTPIGSMYTVDTMALRIRNNDNRIGQIRISQTAATRQQIAQAYEDERKLFFANAKALLPSANVLNLSYDEDTDQLGVGTANGTAVIQGLQVVETIKSTLGKNRVANSIGSGAQVGAPGILPSSWVAVTFSNGMAYEVKGTGNEGGKPYTEIRVHGTPSGNTFPEIIFGRNSALPAASGQTLTGQFKHKLISGSVPALTYVRIAGYASNSRVEATETAIAAFDSTMRTSSGTRMLNNGTTTNSAVSLLLSCPSGVAVDFTFRVYEPQMELGAIANSYEPSLSANDNDKVVAFAAGIRMIGTNLGVDSWQPSVVLRENLTRRQQRVGIYDEKIISAQAVTTDATATKIAKVPIAEGEARGFTAWVTAYEYGNPTGEAARYMISGIARRAMGGNVAVNATATMIYESNGTMDCVANADTIAQTLDIQAMGVAAKRLVWSSRIEWQAAEGIAV